CGTGCGCGGGCACTGAACTTGAAAACTTCCAGCAGCTGTTTCTTGATAGTCACCACCGGATTCAGGGCCTGCATGGGTTCCTGGAAGATGCACGCGATTTCGGAACCGCGAACCTTCTGAAGTTCCTTCAGCGGGAGTTTGGACAAGTCAATGCAAGATTCCTCGCTATCGCTCGGAATGACACATTGAGACGCGTTCTGAAAGGCTCCTTGAGACGCGTTCTTAATGGCGCTGGGAACAAACAGCACTTCGCCGCTGACAATTTTTGCGGAGGGCTGAGGCAGCAGTCGCAAGATGCTCATGGCGGTCACGCTCTTACCGCAACCAGACTCCCCCACCAGCGCAAAGAATTCACCGGCATGGATGTCAAAGGAAACACCGTCCGTCACCTGCAGGCGGGCAGCCCCGAAGGCCACCGACAAATCCTTTACTGAAAGAACCGTGTTACTCATAGCGGTCTCCAGACTTGGGATCCATGGCATCGCGAACACCTTCGCCTACAAAAGTGGTCAAAAGCAAGGTCACAAAGAGTGCCGCCACCGTACTTACAGAAATCCAGGGGGCGTAAAGATTATTCAATCCCTGGCTCATCAGTTCGCCCCAGCTAGGTGTAGGCGGCTGCAGACCGAAGCCAAGAAAATCCAGGGAGGTCAGGCTTCCGATTCCGCCAATCAAGGTAAAGGGGAACAGCGTCACCACAGGCGTCATGGCGTTGGGCAAAATTTCCTTGAAGAAAATATGACGATGTCCAAGTCCCAACACGCGGGCGGACTGCACATAGGTCATGCCGCGCAGCTTCATGAATTCGGCACGCATATAGTAGCTGAGCGAAATCCAGTTGAAAGCAGCCATAATCAAAATCAGAAGCCAGAAACTGCGGCCATAGATACTGCCAATAAGAATCACCACATAAAGCATGGGCAGCGAAGACCAGATTTCGATAATGCGCTGCATGCCGGTATCCCAGAACTTTCCAAGATAGCCCTGAATGCCACCAATGACGATTCCCAGGAACGTACCCAGAACCGTTAGCAGTAGACTAAAGCTGATACAAATCCTAAAACCATGAATCAAGCGGGCCAGAACGTCGCGGCCATTGGAATCCGTTCCCAGCCAATGCTTGGCGCTGGGGGCGAAAGGCGGCGCACCGTCATTATCCAGGTCGGCCTTCAGCGGGTCATGAGCCACAGGAGGCATAATGGTCCAGAGAGCAGGACAGCCACCGGCTCGAGTAAAACCTTCGGCGGCATCTTCTTCGCATTCACGAACCGCAGCAAACAAGGCACCGTAATCGGCCTCGGTATCATAGCTACCGCCAAAGTCCTTGTCGCTATATCGGGCAAAGGCCGGGAAATAGCTCTTGCCATTGTAGCTCATGTACAGGGGTTCGTCGTTCACGGTCCAGGGGCTAGTCAACGAAAG
This genomic stretch from Fibrobacter sp. UWH6 harbors:
- a CDS encoding ABC transporter permease; protein product: MKVRLTQETLNRLRRFRRNRRAFWSLVVLVAAYLLSLTSPWTVNDEPLYMSYNGKSYFPAFARYSDKDFGGSYDTEADYGALFAAVRECEEDAAEGFTRAGGCPALWTIMPPVAHDPLKADLDNDGAPPFAPSAKHWLGTDSNGRDVLARLIHGFRICISFSLLLTVLGTFLGIVIGGIQGYLGKFWDTGMQRIIEIWSSLPMLYVVILIGSIYGRSFWLLILIMAAFNWISLSYYMRAEFMKLRGMTYVQSARVLGLGHRHIFFKEILPNAMTPVVTLFPFTLIGGIGSLTSLDFLGFGLQPPTPSWGELMSQGLNNLYAPWISVSTVAALFVTLLLTTFVGEGVRDAMDPKSGDRYE